The following are encoded together in the Halorubrum lacusprofundi ATCC 49239 genome:
- a CDS encoding CRISPR-associated endonuclease Cas3'': MELPLISHPRETDKNRQHPADQTTEEGHLLLTAHSTSVPERATTLFAGPTERELWLWVAATLHDFGKATPQFQEHVRPDEEYEGPDAEKNHARLGALATWFVLNRASASDRDCLAATLAVARHHQALPNAAEYTANTLIEAFDEAVIQAQLDRIDDTWPEAADEFFAMAGQQFDTVDTVSWEAFYKWASNGEIIPGLQALSTEAELTGRRKSNKNLPEALYDRTIHYWASLTLADKSHAMTISDNELFGFDTLDLSTLEQYIAGLRATPPDDEHEAALNDERERARRQAVCGVHEWLDNDESAIATLTLPTGLGKTFTGLSAGFETRDILDGRNDRDHPRPLVYALPYTSIIEQTRELFENPELWGVDPTRSALTVHHYLSETVVIHGDHDDSDVDITDADQAGLLGESWRDGTILTTFVQLFESLTGPSNRQGLKLPALDSGIVILDEPQALPKDWWDAIPRLLSTLTDEFDTHIISMTATQPSVLREVNTVSLLEDGQTHNVTACEACSQRPAYETDLPPANEERYFDQAERVQYTLDKTALTHQINSDNGFIGYEEAATRIIDRTETGESTLTVCNTIASSAELTDIICENETVAHLGVAVREYLTSNNISAIDPEQSPKEIAYEVLASHRLIPPVDKTGSWSTPESSSLFVLTFNSRYRPFDRRILIHLLTMLSTAPVRFVCVSTQAIEAGVDVSFKTVFRDIAPIDSIVQAAGRCNRSYEWGKNGGRVIVWTIADPDEETPAEPTEKPPAGYVYERGSNEAGVRGHLRLISDVLADIGETEQIPDVSISLHAVEAYFEQIHTTKSVANTDIRDHIENAEARWLARQSLIGGYETVDVLVAVTEADKKTLEKITEAFCANDSFGFKKLDEASQLRVSLPVRTMEDAPKIQRIDHRDRGDEGAQVFEYRGGSGLEYGFDSGGLQGVEDTILGRFSV, encoded by the coding sequence ATGGAACTCCCACTCATTTCGCATCCGAGAGAGACCGATAAGAACCGGCAACATCCAGCAGACCAGACAACTGAGGAAGGTCACCTACTACTGACAGCACACAGCACTAGTGTTCCCGAACGAGCGACGACACTGTTTGCTGGCCCAACTGAACGAGAACTGTGGCTGTGGGTCGCAGCAACGCTCCACGACTTCGGGAAAGCAACGCCGCAGTTCCAAGAACACGTGCGTCCAGACGAGGAATACGAAGGACCTGATGCAGAAAAGAACCACGCACGGCTTGGAGCACTCGCAACGTGGTTCGTCCTCAATCGGGCCAGTGCCTCCGACCGCGATTGTCTTGCTGCAACGCTCGCGGTTGCACGACATCACCAAGCGTTGCCTAACGCCGCAGAGTATACAGCAAACACACTAATCGAGGCGTTTGATGAGGCTGTGATTCAGGCACAACTTGATCGTATTGACGACACATGGCCCGAAGCCGCAGACGAGTTCTTTGCGATGGCAGGCCAGCAGTTCGATACCGTCGACACGGTCTCTTGGGAGGCGTTCTACAAATGGGCAAGCAACGGTGAAATCATCCCGGGCCTACAAGCACTGAGTACCGAAGCAGAACTCACCGGCCGACGCAAGTCGAATAAAAACCTCCCAGAAGCACTGTATGACCGAACGATACACTACTGGGCATCGCTCACGCTTGCCGACAAGAGCCATGCGATGACGATCTCGGACAACGAACTGTTCGGTTTCGACACGCTTGATTTGTCGACGCTTGAACAGTATATTGCAGGGTTGCGAGCGACACCACCTGACGACGAACACGAAGCAGCATTAAATGACGAACGTGAGCGAGCACGCCGTCAGGCTGTTTGTGGTGTCCACGAGTGGCTCGACAACGATGAGTCGGCCATCGCAACACTCACACTCCCGACAGGACTGGGAAAAACGTTCACGGGTCTTTCAGCTGGGTTCGAAACACGAGATATTCTGGATGGACGTAATGACAGAGACCATCCACGACCACTCGTGTACGCACTTCCGTATACGAGTATTATCGAACAGACTCGTGAGTTATTCGAGAATCCGGAGCTGTGGGGCGTCGACCCGACACGGTCCGCACTTACCGTCCATCATTATCTCAGCGAGACCGTCGTCATTCACGGGGATCACGACGATTCAGATGTCGACATAACCGATGCGGATCAGGCTGGATTACTCGGCGAGTCGTGGCGTGATGGAACGATTCTGACAACCTTCGTACAACTGTTTGAGAGTCTCACAGGACCCTCAAACCGGCAAGGGTTGAAACTCCCTGCGCTCGATTCGGGGATCGTAATTCTCGATGAGCCACAGGCACTTCCGAAAGACTGGTGGGACGCGATTCCACGCCTGCTTTCGACGCTGACCGACGAGTTCGATACCCACATTATTTCGATGACCGCTACCCAGCCCTCGGTGCTCCGAGAGGTCAACACCGTCTCATTGCTTGAGGACGGACAGACACACAACGTAACAGCGTGTGAAGCGTGCAGTCAACGGCCAGCATACGAGACTGACCTCCCACCGGCGAATGAAGAACGCTATTTCGACCAGGCCGAACGAGTCCAGTACACGCTTGATAAGACTGCATTAACTCACCAGATCAACAGCGACAATGGATTTATCGGGTACGAGGAGGCCGCAACGCGGATCATCGACCGTACAGAAACCGGCGAGTCGACGCTTACGGTGTGTAATACTATCGCCAGCTCGGCAGAACTCACCGATATAATTTGTGAGAACGAGACAGTTGCCCATCTCGGTGTTGCTGTTCGGGAGTATCTGACGAGCAACAATATCAGTGCAATCGATCCGGAGCAATCTCCAAAAGAGATTGCCTATGAGGTGCTCGCCTCACATCGACTTATCCCTCCAGTTGATAAAACCGGGTCGTGGTCGACACCTGAATCCAGCTCGCTGTTCGTGTTGACATTCAACTCACGATATCGGCCGTTCGACCGCCGGATACTCATTCATCTATTGACGATGCTCTCGACAGCACCCGTTCGGTTCGTTTGTGTGTCGACACAGGCCATCGAGGCCGGTGTCGATGTAAGTTTCAAAACGGTGTTCCGCGATATCGCACCGATAGACAGTATTGTTCAAGCGGCAGGACGGTGCAACCGCTCGTACGAGTGGGGAAAAAACGGTGGTCGGGTCATCGTGTGGACCATAGCTGATCCGGACGAAGAAACACCAGCCGAACCGACGGAGAAACCGCCTGCAGGGTACGTGTATGAACGAGGCTCAAATGAGGCCGGTGTTCGCGGGCATCTTCGGCTCATCTCTGATGTGCTTGCAGATATCGGAGAGACCGAGCAGATTCCCGATGTATCCATTTCGCTTCACGCTGTCGAAGCGTATTTCGAGCAGATACATACGACCAAATCCGTCGCAAACACCGACATCCGAGATCATATCGAAAACGCGGAAGCACGGTGGCTTGCTCGTCAATCACTCATCGGCGGATACGAAACGGTCGACGTCCTCGTTGCAGTAACCGAAGCTGATAAGAAGACTCTCGAAAAGATCACTGAGGCGTTCTGCGCAAACGACAGTTTTGGGTTCAAGAAACTCGATGAAGCTTCACAATTACGCGTATCGCTTCCGGTTCGGACGATGGAAGACGCACCGAAGATCCAACGAATTGATCACCGAGATCGTGGCGACGAGGGGGCACAGGTCTTTGAGTATCGAGGTGGGAGTGGTCTCGAATACGGGTTCGACTCTGGTGGACTCCAAGGTGTCGAAGACACTATTTTAGGGCGGTTCTCGGTATGA
- the cas2 gene encoding CRISPR-associated endonuclease Cas2, with protein MFVLVTYDVPAERTHIYRKLLRKRLEHLQQSVFYGDITEGQLVGIKQDIKSELIDEDSIYIFEAEVSAAVQHTVLGAGDDPGSRFT; from the coding sequence ATGTTCGTTCTTGTGACATACGATGTTCCCGCCGAACGAACCCACATCTACCGAAAACTCCTCCGGAAGCGGCTGGAACATCTCCAGCAGTCCGTGTTTTATGGGGACATCACAGAGGGGCAGCTCGTAGGAATCAAACAGGACATCAAGTCGGAGCTGATCGATGAGGACTCGATCTATATTTTCGAAGCGGAGGTCTCAGCTGCGGTTCAACACACTGTCTTAGGTGCTGGCGACGACCCCGGGAGTCGATTTACGTAG
- the cas5b gene encoding type I-B CRISPR-associated protein Cas5b, translating into MTPSINASGVPDTCLSLTVRSTWGHFKRVGRSVTKQTYRIPPRTTVAGMLAAIVGSDRDSYYDVFGADTSAIAITPLFDIRTVNVPTTGLGTDPKQAVTKTAGSRRSYALTYQDTEGDRQIHAYELLTDPVYRIDVAVEDEAYYEKLERRLDNEESYYPPSLGKSEYLCTVEDVETDVSPTELAEAEQYDVDSVVPGSLSEVIPQQGVTYDIERSPAVMEATLGGRKTTRFDDYVYTRSADTPVRVGSTADVTPVSVGDRTVVFR; encoded by the coding sequence ATGACACCATCCATCAACGCCAGCGGCGTGCCTGATACTTGCCTTTCGTTGACCGTCCGGTCGACATGGGGGCATTTCAAGCGCGTCGGGCGTAGTGTTACGAAACAAACCTATCGGATACCACCACGGACTACTGTCGCTGGGATGCTCGCAGCTATCGTCGGCAGCGACCGAGACTCGTACTACGATGTCTTTGGAGCTGATACATCCGCTATCGCCATCACGCCGTTATTTGATATCCGAACCGTCAATGTTCCAACAACCGGGTTAGGGACGGATCCAAAACAGGCAGTGACGAAGACAGCAGGGAGTCGACGGAGTTACGCACTCACATATCAGGATACGGAGGGCGACCGACAAATACACGCGTACGAGCTGCTCACCGATCCGGTATATCGTATCGACGTAGCTGTTGAAGACGAAGCCTACTACGAGAAACTCGAACGTCGACTCGATAACGAGGAGTCCTACTACCCGCCGAGCCTTGGCAAGTCCGAGTATCTCTGTACGGTTGAAGACGTCGAGACCGACGTTTCGCCAACGGAGCTTGCTGAGGCCGAGCAGTACGATGTCGACTCGGTCGTTCCGGGTTCACTGTCCGAGGTAATCCCACAACAGGGAGTTACCTACGACATCGAACGCTCACCGGCAGTCATGGAGGCGACCCTTGGCGGACGGAAAACGACACGTTTCGACGACTACGTGTATACACGCTCAGCTGATACGCCCGTTCGAGTTGGCTCTACGGCAGATGTAACACCGGTGTCGGTCGGTGATCGAACAGTCGTCTTCCGGTAA
- the cas4 gene encoding CRISPR-associated protein Cas4 → MTQNHDPGSEELISEFIERERAPHREPRVRVTGLLVQYYHVCKRELWFTSRGIDIDRSAANIRRGTHIDETSYRDNRRSFQINGRIALDMLDSGEVMEVKASSTLEKPARMQLLYYLWYLDRILDIQRDGVLAYPAERTREEVSLTEDNAAAVEETIRGIIDVVESDSPPTLDKKPYCDSCLYQDICWL, encoded by the coding sequence ATGACTCAGAATCACGATCCCGGCAGCGAGGAACTGATATCGGAGTTTATTGAGCGTGAACGTGCACCACATCGTGAGCCTCGTGTTCGGGTAACTGGGCTGCTAGTCCAGTACTATCACGTCTGTAAACGCGAACTCTGGTTTACCTCGCGGGGAATCGATATCGACCGCAGCGCAGCGAACATCCGACGCGGAACACACATCGATGAGACCAGCTATCGTGATAACCGCCGGTCATTCCAAATAAACGGTCGAATCGCACTCGATATGCTCGATTCCGGTGAGGTGATGGAGGTCAAAGCCTCGTCGACGCTGGAAAAACCTGCGCGGATGCAGTTGCTTTACTACCTCTGGTATCTCGACCGAATCCTCGACATCCAACGGGACGGTGTACTGGCGTATCCTGCCGAACGAACACGCGAGGAGGTCAGCCTCACCGAGGACAACGCAGCCGCCGTCGAGGAAACGATCCGTGGCATCATCGACGTAGTCGAGAGCGATAGTCCACCGACACTCGACAAAAAACCATACTGCGATTCCTGTTTGTACCAAGACATCTGTTGGCTCTAA
- the cas1b gene encoding type I-B CRISPR-associated endonuclease Cas1b, translating into MTKPNHHVFTDGELSRSEDTLRIDTLDGEVEHLPVESIDTLYLHGQIDFNTRALGLLNDHGVPAHVFGWKDYYKGSYLPKRSHLSGNTVVEQVRAYDDPDRRLGIATLMIEASIHNMRANLVYYNARDCSFDSEIDRLESLKTKASTAESIDGLRGTEATARKTYYSCFSEILRDPFALDRREYNPPTNETNALISFLNAMVYTACVSAIRKTALDPTVGFMHEPGDRRFTLSLDIADIYKPILADRVLFRLVNRRQISPDEFESDLDGCLLTEDGRLTVLAEYEETLDKTVEHPRLKRNVSYKTLVQTDVYSLKKHILTGEPYRPTERWW; encoded by the coding sequence ATGACGAAACCCAATCATCACGTATTCACCGACGGCGAACTGTCGCGAAGTGAAGACACACTCAGAATCGACACCCTCGATGGGGAGGTGGAACACCTACCGGTCGAAAGTATCGACACGCTGTATCTGCACGGGCAGATCGATTTCAATACCCGAGCACTCGGCCTGCTCAACGATCACGGAGTTCCTGCGCACGTGTTCGGATGGAAGGACTATTACAAAGGGTCATATCTCCCGAAACGGAGCCATCTCTCGGGAAACACCGTCGTCGAGCAGGTACGCGCGTATGATGATCCGGATCGTCGACTCGGGATTGCCACGTTGATGATCGAAGCGAGTATCCATAATATGCGGGCAAATCTTGTCTATTATAATGCCCGCGACTGTTCGTTCGACTCAGAAATCGATCGGCTCGAATCACTCAAGACGAAAGCAAGCACAGCCGAAAGCATTGACGGACTTCGTGGGACCGAAGCAACCGCACGCAAAACCTATTATTCGTGTTTCAGTGAGATTCTGCGTGACCCGTTCGCCCTAGATCGGCGTGAATACAATCCACCGACCAACGAGACGAACGCGCTCATTTCGTTCCTGAACGCGATGGTTTATACGGCCTGTGTCTCTGCGATCCGCAAGACAGCACTTGATCCAACAGTCGGGTTCATGCATGAACCGGGTGATCGCCGATTTACGCTCTCGCTCGATATCGCGGATATTTATAAACCGATACTCGCGGATCGTGTGCTGTTTCGGCTCGTAAACCGTCGACAGATCAGCCCTGATGAGTTCGAATCGGATCTCGATGGCTGTCTGCTTACTGAAGACGGTCGACTGACAGTGCTTGCCGAGTATGAGGAAACGCTTGATAAAACAGTCGAGCATCCCCGACTAAAGCGAAACGTGAGCTACAAAACACTCGTGCAAACGGATGTGTACAGTTTGAAGAAGCACATACTGACCGGCGAGCCGTACCGGCCGACCGAACGGTGGTGGTAA